The DNA segment TGTGTGTGTTTTGCATAACCAAGATTGGAAAAAAAGttctttttgttattttataaatgtttgaCAAAATTGTTATTTGATAATATTCTGGTGAGTCCCATGGTTGTGATCATATCTGGAACTTAAATGTGGAACAAATTTTGTTGAGACGTTATATTGAAAATATCCTTGGGCATGTCATAATCTACTTCGGATTATTTTGCAGCCAGTGGTAGATGCTTTTGATCCAAGATTATTGGTGGCTCTTGCAGTTTCTCACGAGATAAATTTCATGTCCACCAAGGTAAATGTTAACTTCAACCACGTAGCTATTTTGTATGAATGCACGATTCATATTCCGTACATGGTTGATACTTGAAGTTCAGAAAGATTTGTTGACTGTTTTGTTAAGTACATCCCTCTAACTTGATGGGGGCCTAAGATGGTTGGACACAATTTTTCATCCAATGCTCAACAACATGGATGGAAAAGCAGTTTATGGTTAGTAGAACCTCTTGGAAATGTGAAGCAAACTCAAATCATTTTGTTAAGGGGATTCTTGGCGTTGTGCTATACCGGAATTGTGATATAGTGGTTTGATGACCATTTCTCTAAGAAATAGTTCCAAAAGATTTGGTTCATTTTTAACCATCAATCACAGCATAATTTACAAATTAATGAGTAtaaatgtttttgtttttgaacaATGGAGTCACTGGTGGACTCAACATTTGTATATCTAGTGCTCTCTTTGCTTGTGTTTCATATCCAGAACTTTTACCATAAAAACTTGCTGTGATTtaagatttatttattgaaaattgAGTACTGAAAGGTCTCAGTTTTCACATAAATATGACTCggataattattatttatagtaCCTTGAAGAGTATCCGTCTATGCGACCAAGAGTTTCAGCATATTCGACCTTAAGAGTTGCAGCATATTATCAGTTGCCATCTTTTCTAAAGTTGTAAATACCGGATTGCTTGCTaacaaataatcaaaatttatgacAGGAGGAAGAATTATATGAAATTGACATCCCATTGAGCTTTACAGCTTCCGTAGGCACCAGAATCCACGGTTTGGCTTGTTGGTTTGACGTGTTGTTTGATGGAAGGTAATGGTTTTATGATTTGTGTTGGCATTTTCTCTGATTTGCCTTTGCAGTTTGCACTGTGCTGATCGCATTGAATTTTTACAAAACTAGCACTGTACAAAGGTGGCTTACCACTGCTCCTGGTGCACCTACGACACACTGGTACCAGCTTCGATGTGTATTGTCCCAGCCAATTTATGTGATGCCTGGCCAAGAGATAACGGGTCGACTACATATGGTTGCTCATAAAGCACAGAGTTATACCCTTAACCTTACATTATCAGGTTGGTTTATGCAGTTATTTTCGTGATTACACATGAATCTTTTTTAATGTGTTTGGTTCCATCTATCTCGAACTTGATCAATTATCATTTACCAATAATATAGCTAAAATGTGGGGCCCCGGTGCTGAACAAGGAGGAATACTACAGACGTCATCTGGTAAATTTGATCTCAAAGAGCCCTATTACCGGATGTCTCAACCTCAGGCGTATCCAATGGGCCAAGAACAACCTCCTCAGCAGCTACTGCAAACACAGGTTTTGAGCATGCAGCTGTGTTACCTTTACGGCTTTACCATTTTCTCATCGAATGAAAGCAGTAAATTTGAGTGTTTATGAAATTTGGTCGTACTATTTTCTCTCTTCCCGCCGGAACACAACTTTGTTACATTTATTCGAGCTAAACCTACCTGGTAGTAATACTGATTTTCTTCCCCAGAAATGACGTTGAGGTAGTTCGAAATATCTTCCCCAACTTCACAGCCACTTTTCAATCATGTTACATTTACATCTCCGCGTCAAATCcagtctcaactccatattttttttcctattGTTAAACCTACACCcttacataatcataatcagaaGCTTCCTTCGATTGATGGTAATGTGAATTTAAGTAACATATATGTTGCATATTGCAGGATTTACAAACACTATCCCAGGATGAAGAAGGTTCGGATTTGTTGCAGTAATCTTTGTGATTCAGAGGCAGAACTTCCATCATCACTTCAATGACAAATATACCGATTGTTTCTTCATGTTCCCTTTTCAATACTTTGATTTTCTTGGCTTAGTGTTTCTTCTCTATGATCTTCTTGTTGCACAGCTTATGTAGCTCGACTGATTTTTCTCTAGTTGGCTTTTAACCCCATCATAATTCATGGTTTTATTCAATTCAGATCAGCTTTTCGGATCATGGCAAAAGTGACTTTCGGAATTCATGTAATAATTTAACCATTCATTTATGATTAAGATGAGTATTTTTAGAAATAGGgtggtttattattattattttttaacacATTTAACCCCAAGAGAGTTCTCAGTTCACGCTGAGGCCTGTGACGGATTAGAAAATTAACGCCTCTCACGTAAGGAAGGTCGATCTTACCTATAAAACGAAAGCTGGATTCAGGAACATTTGCAAAGAAGAAAACTATATATCATTCATCAGGCTTCATTACATGAAGTTCAGCCATATAACATTTGACGTATACAAGTATCGGTTATCGATTGAGCATTACCTATGATATCAAAAGCAGAAGCATATGCTTggcaacaaaaacaaaaacggAAAAAACTGACGTATGGACGTTTGACACTTGACAGCACCTAGCTTGAGTTTTTGTTACGAGGGTAAAAGCTCCCGAGTATAGCTTTGGCAACTGGAAGGAGTGCTACAATAGCGATTTGCAGCTGATCTGAACTGCTTGTCCGGATACTAACCTGCCAACTTGGCTTTTTGTTAAATCCAGCCTGAGGCCGAACGTGTAGTCTGGAATTCCTACCAGAAGAAAACTGAGATTGCAGGTTGCATCCCCATATAACATCACCTCTCCAGTTCCTCAAAGACAGACCGAATAAACCTTGATTCTTGGCAACAGTGTAATATTCTCTCTTTAAACACCCTTCAGTGCTTGCCCTGAATGCTGCATTTCCAACGAGAGTTGGCCGTTCGTCAACTGTAATTTGATCGTCAAGAAAAGTGATGGATACTCCAGTGGTCTGAACACCAAGTCCTGCCATGGTTGATCTTTGGTGTTTGTGCTTCGCCAAGACAGATGAATGTAACTGGATCTTAAACTCTTCTGTGTCCTTGGTGAGTTGAACTGAAACTACTGCTGGATATTGACCATCATAACCAAGATTATGATCCCATCCATGAGAGTTGAAATCCTGGTCACCAAGAAACTGGGATGAGGGTTCTAAACAACAGTACCTTGATGAGGGCCTATTTCCATCAAATGAAGGTTGGAGCGCTGTATCTGCCAATGGAACTGCTACAGTTTCAGAACTTCCCATTTCCTTGTCTGCATAAGTGTCGTCTTCAAACGGGGAACAAATCTTGAAACCAAATAGATTCCCACTATCTGAAGAATTCTGAATCCCATCTGCTGAATTCACTTCTGAGAGAATTTTCATGGAATAACACACAAGCAGAAGATGTGATCTCCAACTTTCTCTTATATGCATCGGTTTTTCTCCATGCTCGCTCTTACCAGCAAAAGTGTGGTTTTCAACCAGAGCCACTGGAATCATCAAACCAGGATTCACCGCCAGAAACCCCCCACCAGCATGGCCAATCATCTGTTGCACAGAACATGATCTTTGAGAAACAAATGCCTCATAGCTTACAGGATCTCCATTGGATTCATCTGGAGGTATTGAACTTGAATGCGTCAAAGAAATTATCGCCTTCTGCCATATTGATGATCCAAGAATAGTTGTGACTAATTTCAGTAAAGGTAAATCATCAAAGTTGTTGGTTTGCATATCTAGGCGATCGATGTATAGGATAACATCAGGTGGAGATTTCTGCATAACTTTCTTTATTGACAACAGAACTTTTCGGTTGTGAGATTGATCTTCGAGAGAAGGTCTAAGACCAGGGGTATCAAAAATCTTAACTTTGACTTTATCTATCATACCTGTAATTTCCTTCACATCAGTTGTGGCCGGCTCAAATGCACCAATTACAGTCTTCCTTTCTCCAAAAATCGAATTTATTGTCGCACTCTTGCCAACTCCAGTTTTCCCAATAACCAGGATGCTCACAGAAAAATCCATATCATTTTTAGATCGTACTTCGAGTTCCTTAGCCTTTTTAGCTGAATCAAAATGAAATTCTTCAGAAGAGGACCTTGCCTCAGCAACTGCCAGCCGGTATAAAACTTTTGCGGCTATGGAATTTCCATTAAACATGCCCAATACGTGGAGAAGCTGCAAGTATCTTAGTCTCATTTGCTGTATTATCTCCAGCTTGTGTTTCTGTGCTTCACTTAGAGTTTCCTCTAATTCACTGTTGATTCTGGGAAGTGCGTCGCCTTCTCTGGATCCAACTGATGTAAACAGATTCATGTCACCATCTGACACAACAACTGTGTCGTCCATAAAACATCCAGCAAGCTCAGCAGAATCAATAATTTGACTCAAATCACTCATTTTGTCATCTGAATTCAACCCCTCATCCGTGCCTGTGGCCTTCTGACCATCAATCTCTGGCAAAATCTCTCCACCGGAGAAAGGAGTAAAACCAAGCTCTTCAATGTCAGCTGCCATTACATTAACATCAGCTGGAGAGGTTGGATTTTCTGCCTCACCGTGTAATTGTTCACCATTTTCTTCTATATGTGTGGCATCCTGGTTCACATGCTTGTCGTTTATGAGAGCATCAGGCAAATCTGAAAATCGGGGGCAACCTTCACTTAGCTTCCCGTTGCTCATCTGAACATCTTGATCAAGAAATGTGCTTGTTCTGGTCTCAGTTTGGTCAATCTTTAGCTTGCATTCTTGTTCCAGATTCCCGCCTTGAAAATCCTTATCAGAAACCAAACTGTCCACATACATCTCAACCATTCCACTGCCATCGTCTAATCCAGGAATTTCAAGTTTTATTAGTTTGACTGTTTCAGGAAATATAGGCTCCACAGCTGTAACATCACAAGGAAAATTTCCCGGCAGCATTGTGTTTTCAACACGGTCAGTTGGGAGTCCATGGTTATCCAAACCCACAAATTTTCCCTCATTCACCCCATCaatttcttcaaattcctgGTCTAGCTTCATCAAATTTCCATTCCACTCTGATTCAAAGAGAAACTTATGTTCTTCATGGGAAACCAAAGAACCAACACTAACTTCACAAGTGTCCTCAAGACCTTTATTTTGAATCGCATTAGCTGATAAGACACAATCAATATTTTCCTCTTCTTGTTTTGAGCTTAGACAATCGCTACCAACTCCCAACTCCTCAACAAATTCGATATCAACCACATTCTCAGCCAGTGATTCATGAACTTCCTCTTCCACAACATCAGAGATACTAACTTTTCGGTTACTGTCAAGCCTCTGCAGACCTTCAATGCTCAGGACTCGAGCTACACCCAAAAATCCATCATCGTCCATAACTTCACTGGCCTGAGAATCATCATCACTGTCCCTCGATATCTTGGCGATGGGTATAATCGACTTTGGCATCAACGAAATTTCAATATCGACGACTGAAGATGATTCATTTTCTGAAACATCCTCATTAGCAGCAGCCACAACAGGTCTAAAATCACCGTTTCCCAAAACATGGTCCCCATCTTCAAAGATTTCTTCATCCGAGTCACTCGGCGATGGCCTTTCATTAACTTTCCCAAATCCCTTAAAATTTCTGTCATTTGGGATTCTGACAAGAGCTCTTCCAAATACATCTCCATCATTGCTTCCACTCTCTTCAACAATTTCCCACCATGGCCTTTTCACAGAAGGCTTAAACGAAGCATCTTCATAGCTTCCACCAACTTTTTGAACCCTTTCACCATTTGGGTTCTTCAAGAAAGGCCTGGAAAATGCATATTTCTCAACATAGCGAGTATCCTCGAGAATCCCCTCATCATCACCACTGGCAAAACCCTCAGATTCAGGCTCACTACCACTGTAATAACTACTGGTAGTACTGTTTCTACGACTTTTCGAAGAAGCTGAATATTCAAAGTCGGATTCATCAACAGTGAGAGGAGCTCTAATACCTGAGGATGCTGAGTCGTAAGAAAGTACCGCCTTTGGGGGCACTTGCGGACTGGAAATGGAGACACCGTTAAACCTCGAGCCCATGAAAGATTGAAACTTGCACCCCACTCTTTGTACTTTGTAGATATATCCAAAGTTCTTGGTTTATCACACGTAAAAGTGAGAAATCAGAGGCGAGCCCAGGTAGGTGAAAACATGTAGCAAAGTGGCGCTTTGTTTTGGGGTAACAAAAGAAGGAATCTTGGGTTTGGCTTGTAGGGTTTGTTGTTTTGGTTTATTCTAGGTTtgaatttgtttttttgtttgaatGTTTGTGGTTTGGTTCGGTTTGGATGCATTGGGCAATGTTGTGGTGAAAGAAAGCACAAGTGGAGCCACGACAATCTTATCCTCGTAAATTAAGGTGGTCATAATAAATTATGGCATCTTAAATCTCCACAcacattttattattattatattattattattattttcgaaattatatTCACCAGATGATAAAATATACTCAATTCCTTAATATATACCTAGTTATCGATGAAAAAGATATTCGTGTTCAcggaatatttttaaaaaaattcaataaaatttatGAAACTATATAACGATAGGATCgattatgatttttttgtgGAATTTCTGTTTTGGATGATTTTGTATTAGAAAAAAGAGATTGATCGTATTGAGTTGAAGAATTTGTGGGGTTTTTATTATaagtaatttaaaaaaacattttaattgCACAAATAATGCATGGTGGGGTCTATTGCAGTAATACTGCAAAAGGCTCCTGCCAATAGCGGACCCTGCATTAAAATTGCAGGGTCCGTTGTGAAAGATAGCGGACGCTGCTTTGGCAGCGTCCGCTATTTGCAGAAGCAGACGCTGCAGCGTCTGCTTTGTTATTTTGCATCACGGGCGTTTTGGCCCGTGATGCAAAATTATTGTGATTGTGCTATTAAATATGCATGCTGCGAACTTGAGATCATTATGATGCTTTCTCATTTTTATTTTGCAGGAGACCGAAGCTTTCCTTCCCTTTCTTTTCTTAAAtgctttcttttttttattttatagaagAAGGACCgaagcaaatattttttttttgagcaaCCACCGAAgctttttgaaatattttccgCGTTGTTTTCTGAATTAGGTAACTTTATAATGTTATCGttttaattctttttaaattttgcatgcaaaataaattcTATAAAAAATTGTGTTATTATTCatatgaatttttattcatattgtttttgcaggTAAATTTGATATTAAACGTGAAATAACAAAGAGGTacgttttaatattattataacaATATTAAGTTTTgtgtatattttaaataatactattatTATTCATGTTTTTTAAGTTAAATGTTGACTATAGTTTGTTGGTTATGTtactatattatatttttatattatataatattttggttAATCATTCACGCTCTGTAATTGTAATCTTTATTTGATATCCCTTATTTTTACTAAGTTGGTCAATAGTATTAATTCCTAAATTAAGTTACCTAAAATATTAACCATTTATAGaaagttttaatataaaatgttcaaaatagaaaaacatttatattagtaaatcgcctacaacTAATTCATAATATTGAAtgacttttaagaattttaattttttta comes from the Henckelia pumila isolate YLH828 chromosome 1, ASM3356847v2, whole genome shotgun sequence genome and includes:
- the LOC140863878 gene encoding translocase of chloroplast 159, chloroplastic isoform X1; translated protein: MGSRFNGVSISSPQVPPKAVLSYDSASSGIRAPLTVDESDFEYSASSKSRRNSTTSSYYSGSEPESEGFASGDDEGILEDTRYVEKYAFSRPFLKNPNGERVQKVGGSYEDASFKPSVKRPWWEIVEESGSNDGDVFGRALVRIPNDRNFKGFGKVNERPSPSDSDEEIFEDGDHVLGNGDFRPVVAAANEDVSENESSSVVDIEISLMPKSIIPIAKISRDSDDDSQASEVMDDDGFLGVARVLSIEGLQRLDSNRKVSISDVVEEEVHESLAENVVDIEFVEELGVGSDCLSSKQEEENIDCVLSANAIQNKGLEDTCEVSVGSLVSHEEHKFLFESEWNGNLMKLDQEFEEIDGVNEGKFVGLDNHGLPTDRVENTMLPGNFPCDVTAVEPIFPETVKLIKLEIPGLDDGSGMVEMYVDSLVSDKDFQGGNLEQECKLKIDQTETRTSTFLDQDVQMSNGKLSEGCPRFSDLPDALINDKHVNQDATHIEENGEQLHGEAENPTSPADVNVMAADIEELGFTPFSGGEILPEIDGQKATGTDEGLNSDDKMSDLSQIIDSAELAGCFMDDTVVVSDGDMNLFTSVGSREGDALPRINSELEETLSEAQKHKLEIIQQMRLRYLQLLHVLGMFNGNSIAAKVLYRLAVAEARSSSEEFHFDSAKKAKELEVRSKNDMDFSVSILVIGKTGVGKSATINSIFGERKTVIGAFEPATTDVKEITGMIDKVKVKIFDTPGLRPSLEDQSHNRKVLLSIKKVMQKSPPDVILYIDRLDMQTNNFDDLPLLKLVTTILGSSIWQKAIISLTHSSSIPPDESNGDPVSYEAFVSQRSCSVQQMIGHAGGGFLAVNPGLMIPVALVENHTFAGKSEHGEKPMHIRESWRSHLLLVCYSMKILSEVNSADGIQNSSDSGNLFGFKICSPFEDDTYADKEMGSSETVAVPLADTALQPSFDGNRPSSRYCCLEPSSQFLGDQDFNSHGWDHNLGYDGQYPAVVSVQLTKDTEEFKIQLHSSVLAKHKHQRSTMAGLGVQTTGVSITFLDDQITVDERPTLVGNAAFRASTEGCLKREYYTVAKNQGLFGLSLRNWRGDVIWGCNLQSQFSSGRNSRLHVRPQAGFNKKPSWQVSIRTSSSDQLQIAIVALLPVAKAILGSFYPRNKNSS
- the LOC140863878 gene encoding uncharacterized protein isoform X2; translation: MGSRFNGVSISSPQVPPKAVLSYDSASSGIRAPLTVDESDFEYSASSKSRRNSTTSSYYSGSEPESEGFASGDDEGILEDTRYVEKYAFSRPFLKNPNGERVQKVGGSYEDASFKPSVKRPWWEIVEESGSNDGDVFGRALVRIPNDRNFKGFGKVNERPSPSDSDEEIFEDGDHVLGNGDFRPVVAAANEDVSENESSSVVDIEISLMPKSIIPIAKISRDSDDDSQASEVMDDDGFLGVARVLSIEGLQRLDSNRKVSISDVVEEEVHESLAENVVDIEFVEELGVGSDCLSSKQEEENIDCVLSANAIQNKGLEDTCEVSVGSLVSHEEHKFLFESEWNGNLMKLDQEFEEIDGVNEGKFVGLDNHGLPTDRVENTMLPGNFPCDVTAVEPIFPETVKLIKLEIPGLDDGSGMVEMYVDSLVSDKDFQGGNLEQECKLKIDQTETRTSTFLDQDVQMSNGKLSEGCPRFSDLPDALINDKHVNQDATHIEENGEQLHGEAENPTSPADVNVMAADIEELGFTPFSGGEILPEIDGQKATGTDEGLNSDDKMSDLSQIIDSAELAGCFMDDTVVVSDGDMNLFTSVGSREGDALPRINSELEETLSEAQKHKLEIIQQMRLRYLQLLHVLGMFNGNSIAAKVLYRLAVAEARSSSEEFHFDSAKKAKELEVRSKNDMDFSVSILVIGKTGVGKSATINSIFGERKTVIGAFEPATTDVKEITGMIDKVKVKIFDTPGLRPSLEDQSHNRKVLLSIKKVMQKSPPDVILYIDRLDMQTNNFDDLPLLKLVTTILGSSIWQKAIISLTHSSSIPPDESNGDPVSYEAFVSQRSCSVQQMIGHAGGGFLAVNPGLMIPVALVENHTFAGKSEHGEKPMHIRESWRSHLLLVCYSMKILSEVNSADGIQNSSDSGNLFGFKICSPFEDDTYADKEMGSSETVAVPLADTALQPSFDGNRPSSSSFSSTHQGHRRV